The following are from one region of the Vicugna pacos chromosome 9, VicPac4, whole genome shotgun sequence genome:
- the LOC102526745 gene encoding LOW QUALITY PROTEIN: WD repeat-containing protein 87-like (The sequence of the model RefSeq protein was modified relative to this genomic sequence to represent the inferred CDS: inserted 2 bases in 1 codon; deleted 1 base in 1 codon; substituted 1 base at 1 genomic stop codon) gives MIEKIKFHLLDHVPPIQAMVHTGSYHILIAYCGDMHLWLFGDHRREFTSLSRVLCRFSISCLCYDSEAEMLLSGTLGAVVTWFILPNGRGLQMAQTMPMAGGKLMQGFSLHGPQGSLLALCENKVIFFTHQGQGQLEEVKKFTPITSGSSITCSFTCVSQGYFYAGNRDGEIYAWGLDQGNFLHSFQAHSSSVICIQSRPETHTLLTAGSEGVVKEWNLAFGNLLRQLDIDEDLQKLQFIDNTSFFCQTTYTFSLYHLPYFYSLFNICGSAPLKVQRVCCGHNWIRILCVTKDGLLRFLSPVTGDLLVITWPLLIMDKAVAWAYDSDREELFVTTDSSEVLVFDATRSPCTAMYLVCTSVNPGDRVRCLAYGKSHLGKSPVGLMFCEHESGIVRILSHYSCARTEKTIHSGAVLALSTLEGPQKYSLLCSYGMDNIVHMTEAVLQENKVILRPSAKFSVIAKILCSCFLKHVILLPGSVGAITENHCWRLWHYENFLTSXQNQSKALSNETKCLHQCAITSFDVCLSLKLFVTGDIDGSVRFWDFHGKLITELDSALHFGLVCFANNRGDLLLTFNLSLYLVSCLKLLPPAQLIHLAIVNNADEILEGPKPFLPSFFFSSESVFVPRFVYCGQGLQELQGLEALVNKQAIAFDNTVPHVVEEERHKSSVIQEGSKLHFLEDKDINFSTLNPKHDRPLHRVPAXLRLAGWNGLKPYHILRRFFGRGRQWPFPPDGYIPNSVIRARLWPEGTPIFLRYDLPPSYQDKDWDMTELSRRQAQSPMTPVKEKISESKQGYKSKQQKQTFFDGLMNMINQNCTGRKFDEGLINILIEAILNLTVCCSIEQYKTYISVLAKIFAFYEVSSRLHSEAASRLLEDTTHSNPQVREIAWEGLERLGLMSHLFAVPLAMGLMDSDENVRAKALYLMMRVTGIQTKSMLVGLLKRQETFQEMQQDFIGEASPDRLLGIQANDIQYLLTQVEQRLNEKVTLSHRDKQFPFSLDIA, from the exons ATGATAGAGAAGATAAAGTTTCATCTGTTGGATCATGTGCCACCCATCCAAGCAATGGTCCACACAGGTTCCTACCATATATTAATTGCTTACTGTGGTGACATGCACCTGTGGCTCTTTGGAGATCACCGTCGAGAATTCACATCTCTCAGTAGAGTACTCTGTCGTTTCTCCATCAGCTGCCTCTGCTACGACTCAGAAGCTGAGATGCTGCTGTCTGGCACCTTGGGGGCTGTGGTTACCTGGTTTATCTTGCCAAATGGCAGGGGCCTCCAAATGGCACAAACTATGCCAATGGCTGGAGGTAAGCTTATGCAGGGCTTTTCCCTGCATGGCCCCCAAGGCTCCCTCCTGGCTCTTTGTGAGAATAAGGTGATATTCTTTACCCACCAGGGTCAGGGCCAGCTAGAAGAGGTAAAGAAATTTACTCCCATCACCAGTGGTTCCTCCATCACCTGCTCCTTCACTTGTGTCTCTCAGGGATATTTCTATGCTGGAAACAGGGATGGAGAAATCTATGCTTGGGGTCTAGACCAAGGTAACTTCCTCCACAGCTTCCAGGCCCACTCCTCATCAGTGATATGTATCCAAAGCCGGCCAGAGACCCACACCTTACTAACAGCAGGCAGTGAAGGTGTAGTGAAAGAATGGAACCTTGCCTTTGGGAACTTGCTGCGGCAGCTGGATATTGATGAGGATCTGCAGAAACTGCAGTTCATTGATAACACCTCTTTTTTCTGCCAGACTACCTACACTTTCTCATTGTACCACCTGCCCTACTTTTATAGCCTCTTCAATATCTGTGGTTCTGCTCCCCTGAAGGTGCAGCGGGTCTGCTGTGGCCATAATTGGATTCGGATCCTGTGTGTCACTAAGGATGGTTTGTTGCGCTTCTTGTCACCAGTAACAGGAGATCTCCTGGTTATCACCTGGCCTCTGCTTATCATGGATAAGGCTGTGGCTTGGGCCTATGATTCAGACAGAGAGGAGCTCTTTGTGACAACAGACAGTTCAGAGGTGCTGGTGTTTGATGCAACACGCTCCCCTTGCACAGCCATGTATCTTGTGTGCACTTCAGTAAACCCTGGGGATAGAGTAAGGTGCCTGGCTTATGGGAAGTCCCATTTGGGTAAGAGCCCGGTAGGGTTGATGTTCTGTGAGCATGAGAGTGGCATTGTGAGAATCCTCTCCCACTATAGCTGTGCCCGAACAGAGAAGACTATTCACTCTGGGGCAGTACTGGCATTGTCTACCCTGGAAGGTCCCCAGAAGTACTCATTGCTGTGTTCCTACGGCATGGATAATATTGTACACATGACAGAAGCTGTGCTTCAGGAGAACAAGGTAATCCTG AGACCGTCAGCAAAATTCTCTGTAATTGCCAAAATTCTCTGTAGTTGCTTCCTAAAACACGTGATACTCTTACCAGGTTCTGTGGGTGCCATCACTGAGAACCACTGTTGGCGTCTCTGGCACTACGAAAATTTTCTGACATC TCAGAATCAGAGCAAAGCTCTGTCTAACGAGACAAAATGTCTGCACCAGTGTGCCATCACTTCATTTGATGTCTGCCTTTCCCTGAAACTTTTTGTCACAGGGGACATTGATGGTTCAGTCCGGTTCTGGGACTTCCATGGTAAACTCATAACTGAGTTGGACTCAGCATTACATTTTGGCCTAGTCTGCTTTGCCAATAATCGGGGTGACCTGCTTTTGACTTTCAACCTGAGTCTTTACCTGGTATCCTGCTTAAAATTGCTCCCTCCAGCTCAGCTGATTCACctagctattgtaaacaatgcagATGAAATACTAGAAGGCCCTAAACCCTTCTTGCCTAGCTTCTTCTTTTCATCTGAAAGCGTATTTGTACCCAGATTTGTCTACTGTGGTCAAGGGCTGCAGGAATTACAGGGGCTAGAAGCCCTTGTCAACAAACAGGCCATTGCCTTTGACAACACTGTGCCCCATGTTGTAGAGGAAGAGCGACATAAGTCCTCTGTGATTCAAGAGGGATCAAAATTGCATTTTTTGGAGGATAAGGATATTAATTTTTCTACTCTTAATCCCAAGCATGATCGTCCTCTACACAGGGTTCCTGCTTGATTGCGGCTGGCTGGCTGGAATGGATTGAAACCCTACCATATTTTACGGCGCTTCTTTGGTCGAGGGCGGCAATGGCCCTTTCCTCCTGATGGCTACATCCCCAACTCAGTGATCCGTGCCCGCCTTTGGCCTGAGGGCACCCCAATCTTCCTACGCTATGATCTGCCCCCATCCTACCAAGATAAGGACTGGGACATGACTGAACTCAGCAGACGCCAGGCACAGTCACCTATGACTccagtaaaagagaaaatctcagagAGTAAACAGGGTTATAAATCCAAGCAGCAGAAACAAACTTTCTTTGATGGTCTCATGAACATGATCAACCAAAATTGTACGGGAAGAAAATTTGATGAAGgacttattaatattttaatcgaGGCCATCCTCAACCTCACAGTTTGCTGTTCTATAGAGCAATACAAGACATATATTAGTGTTCTGGCAAAAATTTTTGCCTTCTATGAAGTATCTTCAAGGTTGCACTCTGAGGCTGCCAGTCGCCTCCTAGAAGATACAACTCATTCCAATCCACAGGTCCGTGAGATAGCCTGGGAGGGGCTAGAGAGGCTGGGCCTCATGAGCCATCTCTTTGCTGTTCCACTGGCTATGGGATTGATGGACAGTGATGAAAATGTGCGGGCTAAGGCCTTATACCTTATGATGAGAGTCACAGGCATCCAAACTAAGAGTATGCTGGTAGGCCTGCTGAAGAGACAAGAAACTTTCCAGGAAATGCAGCAA GACTTTATTGGAGAAGCCTCTCCGGACCGGCTGCTGGGAATTCAAGCTAATGATATCCAGTACCTCCTTACTCAGGTGGAGCAGCGGCTAAATGAGAAAGTGACCTTGTCACACAGAGACAAGCAA